One window from the genome of Streptomyces sp. NBC_01476 encodes:
- a CDS encoding SLATT domain-containing protein produces MFPEEAPREEPQRRALHHQHEDLRALPFPLGDWGEPAERLEELYHWAETGALQTTDWYLADRVRKRRGARALRIAASVLAAAGAALPLVQLTGAADSVAVWGFPALLGAGVCVCFDRVLGLTAGWMRDVATAQAVQRRLEDLRFDWASESVREVLGPTEGTAAEAAERCLVILRRFCDDIADLVRMETADWMVDFGGGAAGGPLRTQSTAWWPSRTDPGAPPRLPHPGTRPNMPRQRPPEGPR; encoded by the coding sequence ATGTTTCCCGAGGAGGCACCTCGGGAGGAGCCTCAGCGGCGGGCGCTGCACCACCAGCACGAGGATCTGCGGGCGCTGCCGTTCCCGCTGGGTGACTGGGGTGAGCCGGCCGAGCGGCTGGAGGAGCTGTACCACTGGGCGGAGACGGGCGCGCTGCAGACCACCGACTGGTATCTGGCGGACCGGGTCCGCAAGCGGCGCGGCGCGCGGGCGCTGCGGATCGCCGCGTCGGTGCTGGCCGCGGCGGGCGCCGCGCTCCCGCTGGTCCAGCTCACCGGCGCGGCCGACTCCGTCGCGGTCTGGGGTTTCCCGGCGCTGCTGGGCGCGGGTGTCTGCGTCTGCTTCGACCGGGTGCTGGGGCTGACCGCGGGCTGGATGCGGGACGTCGCCACCGCCCAGGCGGTCCAGCGGCGCCTGGAGGACCTGCGGTTCGACTGGGCCTCGGAGAGTGTCCGCGAGGTCCTGGGCCCCACCGAGGGCACCGCCGCCGAGGCCGCGGAGCGCTGCCTGGTGATCCTGCGGCGCTTCTGCGACGACATCGCGGACCTGGTCCGGATGGAGACCGCCGACTGGATGGTGGACTTCGGCGGCGGCGCGGCGGGCGGCCCCTTGCGCACCCAGTCCACCGCGTGGTGGCCGAGCCGCACGGACCCGGGAGCGCCCCCGCGCCTGCCGCACCCGGGCACCCGCCCGAACATGCCCCGCCAAAGGCCCCCGGAGGGCCCGAGGTAG
- a CDS encoding glycoside hydrolase domain-containing protein, whose protein sequence is MADELVRRAQRFVNSTYGTLIGMTVEENGQTGWNTMYALTRALQYELGISALSNSFGPTTLSVLTTKYPVLNASTVPSANFCRIIQSAMYCKGYDGGEIDGTYNDRVQSAMTELKADMGVAGTYPGADLTPKVFKGLLNMDAYVTVNSGSEATRSVQQWLNGRYVTRQDFFVIPCDGHNSRDVAKSMLFAIQYELGMADGVANGVFGPGTQSGLHSHTVSPGSTGTWVSLFSGAMLLNQRPVAFSSTYGSALTSAVSTFQSFVGLPATGNGDFQTWASLLVSYGDQSRQGAACDGVTKITAARAAALKAAGITYVGRYLTNPSATSLPEKAIQPGELQTIAAEGLRCFPIYQTYGRDASGFNYPAGNAAGFAAVNAAVDLGFKNGTRIFFSVDFDALDDDVTNNVLPHFKGIEDAMAISGNPYQIGVYGARNVCTRVSEAGHASASFVSDMSSGFSGNYGYPLPTNWAYDQIVTRTVGSGSGQIEIDNNITSGRDLGQNSFNPPRAVLPDVPFDGGFLNALHDDIGTYMRSIGFPDDGGSKIYSHTECFGTILEADDAITLLSNLFNMRKALIQTSAYWEMRHYDLVDQAVDAAVAYYHTGIGGGVTPIRDSSTGIAQISGEVGIRAWNYCYEHGYSTGTTLDPASDDDIWTMWQALNQDNVFALKTVSQIHLWDAGGKPGGNNPPGGETVLRTMRLDYTESEIFEVLRRYQGFGTEAEEHATKRMALYQIFEKYNGIVRNL, encoded by the coding sequence ATGGCTGATGAACTGGTCAGGCGCGCGCAGCGGTTCGTGAACTCCACCTACGGGACGCTGATCGGAATGACGGTGGAGGAGAACGGGCAGACCGGGTGGAACACGATGTACGCCCTCACCCGCGCCCTGCAGTACGAGCTGGGCATCTCGGCTCTTTCGAACAGTTTCGGCCCCACCACGCTCTCGGTTCTGACGACGAAGTACCCGGTGCTGAACGCCTCCACCGTGCCGTCCGCCAACTTCTGCCGCATCATCCAGTCCGCGATGTACTGCAAGGGCTACGACGGCGGTGAGATCGACGGCACGTACAACGACCGCGTCCAGTCCGCGATGACCGAGCTCAAGGCGGACATGGGCGTGGCGGGCACCTACCCCGGCGCCGACCTGACACCGAAGGTGTTCAAGGGTCTGCTGAACATGGACGCCTACGTCACCGTCAACTCCGGTTCGGAGGCGACCCGGAGCGTGCAGCAGTGGCTCAACGGCCGGTACGTCACGCGGCAGGACTTCTTCGTCATCCCCTGCGACGGCCACAACTCGCGGGACGTCGCGAAGTCGATGCTCTTCGCGATCCAGTACGAGCTGGGCATGGCCGATGGAGTGGCCAACGGCGTGTTCGGCCCCGGCACCCAGTCCGGGCTGCACTCGCACACGGTGTCCCCGGGATCGACGGGCACCTGGGTCTCGCTGTTCTCCGGCGCGATGCTGCTCAACCAGCGCCCGGTCGCCTTCTCCAGCACCTACGGCAGCGCACTGACCTCCGCGGTCAGCACCTTCCAGTCGTTCGTGGGCCTCCCCGCCACCGGGAACGGCGACTTCCAGACCTGGGCGTCGCTGCTGGTCTCCTACGGCGACCAGTCACGCCAGGGTGCGGCGTGCGACGGCGTCACGAAGATCACCGCGGCGCGCGCGGCGGCGCTGAAGGCGGCGGGCATCACCTATGTAGGCCGCTACCTGACCAACCCCAGCGCCACCTCGCTGCCGGAGAAGGCGATCCAGCCGGGGGAACTGCAGACCATCGCCGCCGAGGGCCTGCGCTGCTTCCCGATCTACCAGACCTACGGCCGGGACGCGTCCGGCTTCAACTACCCGGCGGGCAACGCGGCCGGCTTCGCCGCCGTCAACGCGGCGGTCGACCTCGGCTTCAAGAACGGCACCCGGATCTTCTTCTCCGTCGACTTCGACGCGCTCGACGACGACGTCACCAACAACGTCCTGCCCCACTTCAAGGGCATCGAGGACGCCATGGCGATCTCCGGGAACCCGTACCAGATAGGGGTGTACGGCGCGCGCAACGTCTGCACCCGGGTCTCCGAAGCAGGGCACGCCTCCGCGAGCTTCGTGTCCGACATGTCATCCGGCTTCTCCGGCAACTACGGTTACCCGCTCCCCACCAACTGGGCGTACGACCAGATCGTCACCCGTACCGTCGGCTCCGGCAGCGGGCAGATCGAGATCGACAACAACATCACCTCCGGCCGCGACCTCGGACAGAACTCGTTCAACCCCCCGCGGGCCGTGCTCCCCGATGTCCCCTTCGACGGCGGCTTCCTGAACGCGCTGCACGACGACATCGGCACGTACATGCGGTCGATCGGCTTCCCCGACGACGGCGGCAGCAAGATCTACTCGCACACCGAGTGCTTCGGGACGATCCTTGAAGCGGACGACGCCATCACCTTGCTGTCGAATCTGTTCAATATGCGCAAGGCCCTGATCCAGACTTCCGCCTACTGGGAGATGCGGCACTACGACCTCGTCGACCAGGCTGTGGACGCTGCCGTGGCGTACTACCACACCGGCATCGGCGGCGGCGTGACCCCCATCCGGGACTCGTCCACGGGCATCGCCCAGATCAGCGGCGAGGTCGGCATCCGTGCCTGGAACTACTGCTACGAGCACGGGTATTCGACCGGCACCACGCTCGACCCGGCCAGCGACGACGACATCTGGACGATGTGGCAGGCGCTGAACCAGGACAACGTGTTCGCGCTGAAGACCGTGTCGCAGATCCACCTGTGGGACGCCGGCGGCAAGCCCGGCGGCAACAACCCGCCTGGCGGCGAGACCGTGCTGCGGACCATGCGTCTCGACTACACCGAATCCGAGATCTTCGAAGTGCTGCGCCGCTACCAGGGGTTCGGGACGGAGGCAGAGGAGCACGCGACGAAGCGGATGGCTCTCTACCAGATCTTCGAGAAGTACAACGGCATCGTCCGCAATCTCTGA
- a CDS encoding peptidoglycan-binding protein, translated as MTRPLDTEERPPGTADGHPRTAQGAPVRRRRALLALVAGCLVFTGAGMGAGLLIKSPAQAAAETAPPSPDVLTAPVTRKVLAQSVLTRGTVSASRHIDITGGQAGGAGRSIVTAVKVRPGQALRPGQVLVEISGRPVFVLRGDIPSYEDLTPGLRGNDVAQLQRALASLGYGTGSDAPGVYGAGTGRAVARFYAAIGYTPAGSARTDSGAAGSEPAGSGSGSGSGSGSAEQPGPSVPWSEVVYLPAGAARVDIVAAQVGAEATDTLMSVDSGPLTVAGTVTPDEKGLVRPGQQVRISSETTGYDTTGVVASVATAPGKAGAGGDAAADDGTYAIRVTPSRQLPAGLVGQDVRLTIVAASSGKAVPAVPSAALSAGADGRTTVTVRSGNRERQVAVRVGMTGDGYVQVTPLSAGGLRPGDQVVLGTDAPTAPGRS; from the coding sequence GTGACGCGGCCACTGGACACCGAGGAGCGCCCGCCCGGCACCGCGGACGGTCACCCGCGCACCGCCCAGGGCGCACCGGTACGACGGCGCCGCGCCCTGCTCGCCCTGGTCGCCGGATGCCTGGTGTTCACCGGAGCGGGCATGGGGGCCGGGCTGCTCATCAAGTCCCCCGCGCAGGCCGCCGCCGAGACAGCGCCGCCGAGCCCCGACGTACTGACCGCCCCGGTGACCCGGAAGGTGCTCGCGCAGTCCGTGCTGACCCGAGGGACCGTCAGCGCCTCGCGGCACATCGACATCACCGGCGGCCAGGCCGGCGGTGCGGGGCGGAGCATCGTCACCGCGGTGAAGGTGCGACCCGGGCAGGCGCTGCGGCCCGGACAGGTGCTGGTGGAGATCTCCGGACGGCCGGTCTTCGTCCTGCGGGGAGACATCCCGTCCTACGAGGACCTGACCCCGGGTCTGCGCGGGAACGATGTCGCCCAGTTGCAGCGGGCCCTGGCGTCCCTGGGGTACGGAACGGGGTCCGACGCTCCCGGGGTGTACGGCGCAGGCACCGGGCGGGCGGTGGCACGGTTCTACGCGGCCATCGGCTACACACCGGCCGGTTCGGCGCGGACCGACTCCGGGGCAGCGGGATCCGAGCCGGCCGGGTCCGGGTCCGGGTCCGGGTCGGGGTCCGGGTCAGCGGAACAGCCGGGGCCGTCGGTCCCCTGGTCCGAAGTGGTCTACCTGCCTGCCGGCGCGGCGCGGGTCGACATCGTGGCGGCGCAGGTGGGAGCGGAGGCGACGGACACCCTGATGTCGGTCGACTCCGGGCCGCTCACGGTCGCCGGGACCGTGACACCGGACGAGAAGGGCCTGGTCCGTCCCGGGCAGCAGGTCCGGATCTCCTCCGAGACCACCGGGTACGACACGACCGGCGTGGTCGCCTCGGTCGCCACCGCACCTGGCAAGGCGGGGGCGGGCGGCGACGCCGCCGCGGACGACGGAACGTACGCGATCCGGGTCACTCCCTCCCGGCAGCTTCCCGCCGGCCTCGTCGGCCAGGACGTCCGGCTGACCATCGTGGCCGCCTCCTCGGGCAAGGCGGTGCCGGCCGTACCGTCCGCCGCACTCTCGGCCGGGGCGGACGGACGCACGACCGTCACCGTACGCAGCGGGAACCGCGAGCGGCAGGTGGCGGTACGCGTCGGGATGACCGGCGACGGCTACGTCCAGGTGACTCCGCTGAGCGCGGGAGGGCTCCGACCCGGCGATCAGGTGGTGCTGGGCACCGACGCACCCACGGCCCCGGGCCGGTCATGA
- a CDS encoding ABC transporter ATP-binding protein translates to MTGIGGPAPSPVTSRTPRADEPVIAFHAVGLTYPGPPAVAALRPCDLRVHRGEFVTVVGPSGSGKSTLLNVLGLLDAPTQGRYLLDGIDTGAVGDAQRAALRGRRIGFVFQSFHLLPHRSAQENVELAMVYQRLPRRERRDRAASVLGRVGLAHRLGSPPAQLSGGERQRVAIARALVSRPSLLLCDEPTGNLDSDTAASVLGVLRGLHADGMTLLVITHDAHVAAQGSRTLALHDGVLRERAAGQVTG, encoded by the coding sequence ATGACGGGCATCGGCGGGCCGGCCCCCTCCCCTGTCACGAGCCGCACCCCGCGGGCCGACGAGCCCGTGATCGCCTTCCACGCGGTGGGCCTCACCTACCCCGGGCCGCCCGCGGTCGCCGCGCTGCGGCCGTGCGATCTACGCGTCCACCGGGGAGAGTTCGTCACCGTGGTGGGCCCCTCCGGCTCCGGCAAGTCGACCCTGCTGAACGTCCTGGGCCTCCTCGACGCCCCGACGCAGGGCAGGTACCTCCTCGACGGGATCGACACCGGTGCGGTGGGCGACGCACAGCGTGCGGCGCTGCGCGGCAGGCGGATCGGCTTCGTCTTCCAGTCCTTCCATCTGCTGCCCCACCGCAGCGCCCAGGAGAACGTCGAGTTGGCCATGGTCTATCAGCGCCTTCCCCGCCGCGAGCGCCGGGACCGGGCAGCGTCCGTGCTGGGCCGGGTGGGGCTGGCGCACCGGCTCGGCTCCCCGCCCGCACAGTTGTCCGGCGGCGAGCGGCAGCGCGTCGCCATCGCCCGTGCCCTGGTGTCCCGCCCGTCCCTGCTGCTGTGCGACGAGCCGACCGGCAATCTCGACTCGGACACGGCCGCATCCGTCCTCGGCGTACTGCGCGGCCTGCACGCCGACGGGATGACTCTCCTCGTCATCACCCACGACGCCCATGTGGCGGCGCAGGGCAGCCGCACGCTCGCCCTCCACGACGGGGTGCTGCGCGAGCGGGCTGCCGGCCAGGTGACCGGGTGA
- a CDS encoding ABC transporter permease — translation MGRSVLSPRDLVAEATAGVVQRPARSALTALGTVLGVGAFIAVLGLTGTAAAQIGARFDRLKATEVTVEDTGGQDAADVALSFTSDADARVDRLNGVRAAGVFWRVRLGADQPVRSVPLGAGGGTDAQTQVIAASPGLLAAAEPRFSQGRAYDAFHERYRQQVAVLGRTTAERLGITTVRTHPAVFVGSLPFTVIGIVDDVVRKPELLMSVLVPRATAEHLWGPPADTRAQMLIATELGAAPQVAQEAAVALRPEHPRYFAVVPPPDPRALRAAVDGDLGRLFLLLAAICLVIGAVGIANTTLVAVLERTGEIGLRRALGARGRHVTAQFLAESTALGLVGGLAGTSVGTVTVVAVSAVRDWTPVVDPLTVAAAPALGLASGLLAGLYPAWRASLITPAEALRR, via the coding sequence ATGGGGCGTTCGGTTCTCTCCCCGCGTGACCTCGTGGCCGAGGCCACGGCCGGGGTCGTCCAGCGTCCGGCCCGGTCGGCGCTCACCGCCCTGGGCACCGTGCTCGGCGTGGGCGCGTTCATCGCCGTCCTCGGGCTCACGGGGACGGCGGCCGCTCAGATCGGTGCCCGCTTCGACCGGCTCAAGGCGACGGAGGTCACCGTCGAGGACACCGGGGGCCAGGACGCCGCCGACGTGGCCCTGTCGTTCACCTCCGACGCGGACGCGAGGGTGGACCGGCTGAACGGGGTCCGCGCCGCCGGGGTGTTCTGGCGTGTCCGGCTCGGAGCGGATCAACCGGTGCGCTCGGTGCCGCTCGGGGCGGGCGGCGGCACCGACGCACAGACCCAGGTGATCGCCGCCTCCCCCGGCCTGCTGGCCGCCGCCGAGCCGCGGTTCTCGCAGGGGCGGGCTTATGACGCCTTCCATGAGCGTTACCGCCAGCAGGTCGCCGTGCTCGGCCGGACCACGGCCGAGCGCCTGGGCATCACCACTGTGCGGACGCACCCGGCGGTGTTCGTCGGCAGCCTGCCGTTCACCGTGATCGGCATCGTCGACGACGTGGTGCGCAAGCCGGAACTGCTGATGTCGGTCCTGGTGCCGCGGGCCACCGCCGAGCACCTGTGGGGTCCCCCGGCGGACACCCGGGCGCAGATGCTGATCGCCACGGAACTCGGCGCGGCCCCGCAGGTCGCCCAGGAGGCGGCCGTCGCGCTGCGCCCGGAACATCCGCGGTACTTCGCCGTCGTCCCGCCCCCCGACCCCCGGGCGCTGCGGGCGGCCGTGGACGGTGACCTCGGCCGGCTGTTCCTTCTGCTGGCCGCGATCTGCCTGGTCATCGGGGCGGTGGGCATCGCCAACACCACGCTCGTCGCGGTGCTGGAACGCACCGGTGAGATCGGTCTGCGCCGCGCGCTGGGGGCCCGTGGCCGGCACGTCACCGCCCAGTTCCTCGCCGAATCGACAGCCCTGGGGCTGGTCGGCGGGCTGGCCGGCACCTCGGTCGGCACGGTGACCGTGGTCGCCGTCTCCGCTGTACGGGACTGGACCCCGGTCGTCGATCCTCTCACCGTCGCCGCCGCCCCGGCGCTCGGCCTGGCCAGCGGCCTGCTGGCCGGTCTCTACCCCGCCTGGCGTGCTTCCCTGATCACCCCGGCCGAAGCGCTCCGCAGATGA
- a CDS encoding GntR family transcriptional regulator yields MPHVGGAQVRRSSLRQQIADALRDEVLTGRMQAGRHFTVKEIAETYGVSATPVREALVDLAAQGLLEVEQHRGFQVRRFTAGDFRSLIEARVFIVEAAFRDMAEHGMGDLPADAIASVRRRAEAAARAARAGVLDVLIGCDLRFWRELTAIGGNPHISEFLDRVRIQTWIYAVPHLRGLRDLAGVCWSGHVELVEAVADRDTEAARRLTLEYNAHLRALIDKLAPARS; encoded by the coding sequence ATGCCGCACGTCGGCGGAGCGCAGGTGCGCCGCAGCAGCCTGCGCCAGCAGATCGCCGACGCGCTCCGGGACGAGGTGCTCACCGGCCGGATGCAGGCCGGCCGGCACTTCACCGTCAAGGAGATCGCGGAGACCTACGGCGTCTCGGCCACCCCGGTCCGTGAGGCCCTGGTGGACCTGGCGGCCCAGGGGCTGCTGGAGGTCGAGCAGCACCGCGGCTTCCAGGTGCGCCGCTTCACCGCGGGCGACTTCCGGTCGCTGATCGAGGCGCGCGTCTTCATCGTCGAGGCGGCCTTCCGCGACATGGCCGAGCACGGCATGGGTGATCTGCCCGCCGACGCCATAGCCTCCGTCCGGCGCCGCGCAGAAGCCGCCGCCCGTGCCGCCCGGGCCGGCGTACTGGACGTCCTGATCGGCTGCGACCTGCGGTTCTGGCGGGAGCTGACCGCGATCGGCGGAAACCCGCACATCAGCGAGTTCCTCGACCGGGTGCGGATCCAGACCTGGATCTACGCCGTCCCGCACCTGCGGGGACTGCGGGACCTGGCCGGGGTCTGCTGGTCCGGCCATGTGGAGTTGGTGGAGGCGGTCGCCGACCGCGACACCGAGGCGGCCCGCCGGCTGACCCTGGAGTACAACGCGCACCTGCGTGCCCTGATCGACAAGCTCGCTCCCGCACGCTCCTGA
- a CDS encoding serine/threonine-protein kinase: MDELRADDPRWIGAYRLLGRLGSGSMGRVYLARSARGRTVAVKLVRAELAEQDEFRGRFRREVLAARRVGGTWTAPVLDADTEAEVPWVATGYVAGSSLQQIVAHGYGPLPERSVRMLASGLAHALADIHAAGLVHRDLKPSNVMITIDGPKVIDFGIARALETVADGALTHTGAMVGSPAFMSPEQVRGDRVTPACDIFCLGSVLAYAATGLQPFGAAASGVHAQMFRIVQEPPDLDAVPEGLRELVTACLAKAPEARPSLDEVQGMLGADGKAGRQAGAGTARLTEADDEPWLPGAIVAELGREVVRLLELEAAETGSLPAVPAPSPMPGPDVDPHGAADDADDGADTDDDSGPAGAAVWRRGTLVAVLALLVVIAGGATAYIAVREGGDDSAEPRPAPTGIQVDAANGDLPAGMVGTWRTTITDDKGAQATRKLDIHRDGSVELRAVGNGYQCAWRMRVESAGPPVRLSASELVSGPATSCTSGEATTLTLLDPTHLRRATVSGDLAGLTYRKS; the protein is encoded by the coding sequence ATGGACGAGCTGAGAGCGGACGACCCGCGGTGGATCGGCGCGTACCGTCTGCTCGGCCGGCTGGGCAGCGGCAGCATGGGCCGGGTCTACCTCGCCCGCTCCGCCCGCGGCCGTACCGTCGCGGTGAAGCTGGTGCGCGCGGAGCTGGCCGAGCAGGACGAGTTCCGCGGGCGCTTCCGGCGCGAGGTGCTGGCTGCCCGGCGGGTCGGCGGGACCTGGACGGCGCCGGTGCTGGACGCCGACACCGAGGCCGAGGTGCCCTGGGTCGCCACCGGTTACGTGGCCGGGTCGTCGCTGCAGCAGATCGTCGCGCACGGGTACGGGCCGCTGCCGGAACGCTCGGTGCGGATGCTGGCCTCGGGGCTCGCCCACGCGCTGGCCGACATCCACGCGGCGGGGCTGGTCCACCGTGACCTCAAGCCGTCCAATGTGATGATCACCATAGATGGTCCCAAGGTCATCGACTTCGGCATCGCCCGCGCCCTGGAGACCGTCGCGGACGGCGCCCTCACCCACACCGGCGCCATGGTCGGCTCCCCCGCCTTCATGTCGCCCGAGCAGGTCCGCGGCGACCGGGTCACCCCGGCGTGCGACATCTTCTGCCTCGGTTCCGTACTGGCGTACGCGGCCACCGGGCTGCAGCCCTTCGGTGCGGCGGCCAGCGGGGTGCACGCGCAGATGTTCCGCATCGTGCAGGAGCCGCCGGACCTCGACGCCGTGCCGGAGGGGCTGCGGGAGCTGGTGACGGCGTGCCTGGCCAAGGCGCCGGAAGCGCGGCCCTCGCTCGACGAGGTGCAGGGGATGCTGGGCGCGGACGGGAAAGCGGGCAGGCAAGCGGGCGCGGGAACGGCAAGGCTCACGGAGGCGGACGACGAGCCGTGGCTGCCGGGGGCGATCGTGGCCGAGCTGGGGCGCGAGGTGGTGCGGCTGCTGGAGCTGGAGGCGGCGGAGACCGGATCGCTGCCGGCGGTGCCCGCGCCGTCCCCGATGCCGGGCCCGGACGTCGACCCCCACGGCGCCGCCGACGACGCCGACGACGGCGCCGACACCGACGACGACAGCGGCCCGGCGGGGGCGGCGGTATGGCGGCGCGGGACGCTGGTGGCGGTGCTGGCGCTGCTCGTGGTGATCGCCGGCGGAGCGACGGCGTACATCGCGGTCCGCGAGGGCGGGGACGACAGCGCGGAGCCGCGGCCGGCGCCCACCGGCATCCAGGTGGACGCGGCGAACGGCGATCTGCCGGCCGGCATGGTCGGGACGTGGCGCACCACGATCACCGACGACAAGGGGGCCCAGGCCACCAGGAAGCTGGACATCCACCGGGACGGATCGGTGGAGCTGCGGGCCGTTGGGAACGGCTACCAGTGCGCGTGGCGGATGCGGGTCGAGTCGGCCGGCCCGCCGGTGCGGCTCAGCGCCTCGGAACTCGTCAGCGGCCCGGCCACGTCCTGCACTTCGGGCGAGGCGACCACGCTGACCCTGCTCGACCCGACCCATCTGCGGCGGGCCACCGTGAGCGGGGACCTCGCCGGGCTGACCTACCGGAAGTCCTGA
- a CDS encoding adenylosuccinate synthase — MPALVLLGAQWGDEGKGKATDLLGGSVDYVVRYQGGNNAGHTVVVGDQKYALHLLPSGILSPGCVPVIGNGVVVDPAVLLSELSGLNERGVDTSKLLISGNAHLITPYHQTIDKVTERFLGKRRIGTTGRGIGPAYADKINRVGVRVQDLFDESILQQKVDAALQDKNQILVKIFNRRAISTEQIVEEYLGYAEQIKPFVADTALVLNNALEEGKVVLMEGGQGTLLDVDHGTYPFVTSSNPTAGGACTGSGIGPTKITRVIGILKAYTTRVGSGPFPTELLDEDGEKLRTIGHEFGVTTGRNRRCGWFDAVIARYATRVNGLTDFFLTKLDILTGWEQIPVCVAYEIDGRRVDELPYSQTDFHHAKPIYEMLPGWSEDITEAKSFADLPKNAQGYVKALEEMAGAPISAIGVGPGRTETIEINSFL, encoded by the coding sequence GTGCCCGCACTTGTGCTGCTCGGTGCTCAGTGGGGTGACGAGGGCAAGGGGAAGGCCACCGACCTGCTCGGTGGCTCTGTGGACTACGTGGTGCGTTACCAGGGTGGCAACAACGCCGGCCACACGGTGGTCGTCGGCGACCAGAAGTACGCACTGCATCTCCTCCCCTCCGGAATCCTGTCACCGGGATGTGTTCCGGTCATCGGGAACGGTGTGGTGGTCGACCCGGCCGTCCTGCTCTCCGAGCTGAGCGGGCTGAACGAGCGCGGTGTCGACACCTCCAAGCTGCTGATCAGCGGTAACGCGCACCTGATCACGCCCTATCACCAGACCATCGACAAGGTGACGGAACGCTTCCTCGGCAAGCGCCGGATCGGCACCACCGGGCGGGGCATCGGGCCGGCCTACGCGGACAAGATCAACCGCGTCGGCGTGCGGGTCCAGGACCTCTTCGACGAGTCGATCCTCCAGCAGAAGGTCGACGCGGCGCTCCAGGACAAGAACCAGATCCTGGTGAAGATCTTCAACCGGCGGGCGATCTCCACCGAGCAGATCGTCGAGGAATACCTCGGGTACGCCGAGCAGATCAAGCCCTTCGTCGCCGACACCGCGCTCGTCCTCAACAACGCGCTGGAGGAGGGGAAGGTCGTGCTCATGGAGGGCGGTCAGGGCACGCTCCTCGACGTCGACCACGGCACCTATCCCTTCGTCACCTCGTCCAACCCGACCGCGGGCGGGGCCTGCACCGGCAGTGGTATCGGCCCCACCAAGATCACCCGGGTGATCGGCATCCTCAAGGCGTACACAACGCGTGTGGGCTCCGGACCGTTCCCCACCGAACTCCTCGACGAGGACGGGGAGAAGCTGCGCACCATCGGCCACGAGTTCGGTGTCACCACCGGGCGCAACCGGCGCTGCGGCTGGTTCGACGCGGTCATCGCCCGTTACGCCACCCGGGTGAACGGGCTGACCGACTTCTTCCTCACCAAGCTGGACATCCTCACCGGCTGGGAGCAGATCCCGGTCTGCGTCGCCTATGAGATCGACGGCCGCCGGGTGGACGAACTGCCGTACAGCCAGACCGACTTCCACCATGCCAAGCCCATCTACGAGATGCTGCCGGGATGGTCGGAGGACATCACCGAGGCGAAGAGCTTCGCCGACCTGCCGAAGAACGCCCAAGGCTACGTCAAGGCGTTGGAGGAGATGGCGGGGGCGCCGATCTCGGCGATCGGCGTCGGCCCGGGACGTACCGAGACGATCGAGATCAACTCGTTCCTCTGA
- a CDS encoding diacylglycerol kinase, with amino-acid sequence MSAQAPAGHPLLVVIDPAARATDGESVRIAKDVLCAGAASVKVVFPESAAEVERALTHRGRRHPVVLGDDAALLRTVRLMHRDRTLREAPVSLVPIGPRSALARALGIPSQVPAAARAVLEGIERDLDLLVDDSGGIVLGALSIPCGLPPSHTAAHWWTPVEKTARSLVRTLTSPIPVNGHQPPRLQRLRVEADGVLLADLDEPVHEVSVRCAPTGLAEISVRRSQDAPADVSTRARTITVSGRDFRYRADSAITGPVRTRTWTVEPSAWRLTVPR; translated from the coding sequence GTGTCGGCTCAAGCCCCGGCCGGGCATCCCCTGCTCGTGGTCATCGACCCCGCGGCACGCGCAACCGACGGCGAATCCGTACGGATCGCCAAGGATGTGCTGTGCGCGGGCGCGGCCTCCGTAAAAGTCGTCTTCCCGGAGTCCGCCGCGGAAGTGGAGCGGGCGCTCACGCACCGCGGCAGACGGCACCCTGTGGTGCTCGGCGACGACGCGGCGCTACTGCGCACGGTCCGGCTGATGCACCGTGACCGGACGCTGCGGGAGGCGCCGGTGTCGCTGGTGCCGATCGGTCCGCGCTCCGCGCTGGCCCGGGCGCTCGGCATCCCGTCCCAGGTGCCGGCCGCCGCGCGAGCGGTGCTTGAGGGCATCGAGCGCGATCTGGACCTGCTGGTGGACGACAGCGGCGGCATCGTGCTGGGCGCGCTGAGCATCCCCTGCGGGCTGCCGCCGTCGCACACCGCGGCCCACTGGTGGACCCCGGTGGAGAAGACGGCCCGCTCGCTGGTACGGACCCTGACCTCGCCGATCCCGGTCAACGGCCACCAGCCGCCGCGGCTCCAGCGGCTGCGGGTCGAGGCGGACGGCGTGCTGCTGGCCGACCTGGACGAGCCGGTGCACGAGGTCTCGGTGCGCTGCGCCCCGACCGGCCTCGCCGAGATCTCGGTCCGCCGCAGCCAGGACGCGCCGGCCGACGTCAGCACCCGGGCCCGCACGATCACCGTCTCCGGCCGCGATTTCCGCTACCGCGCCGACTCGGCGATCACCGGCCCGGTCCGTACCCGCACCTGGACGGTCGAGCCGTCGGCCTGGCGGCTGACCGTCCCGCGGTAG